The Lathyrus oleraceus cultivar Zhongwan6 chromosome 5, CAAS_Psat_ZW6_1.0, whole genome shotgun sequence genome includes the window cctaaacacagcgagagcgctttaggattaattagactttattcatattcaaaaattacttttaaattcataatgagaccgcgagagccaagtattctggtttaagagtatggtccgagtcaataaaaatgagagtgtgagacaaagtccttttataaataatttctactgaagaatattttgatcTTTAAGTTTACatcaactatctatcgaatcACCCAAAAACTTACtaagccttttaacaaggagcatgaaattttAATCTTCCTCCAATGCAGCCTCATCTTTTTCTTCCTTTGATTCTTCTTTCAAAGCAATTCCTTTGgatttattttcttaattttcATGATTTTCAAGTCATCTAAGTTCAAGTTCATGTTCTTGGAGTTTTCTGAATAATGATGCGGACGTCATTTTAGAAAGACTTTTCTTCTCCGATATGGTCGTAACTTTTGATTGTCATTCTCTCGTCAAGGATCTTAGCACTTTAAGGTTGAAATCATCATTTATGAAGGTATTTCCAAGAGCAATTAAATGATTCGTCAAGTGAAGAAATCTTTTTTACAAAACAACAATAGATTCTCCATGTTGTAATCTGACCATTTCGCATTCTTGACTCAATGTGTTTAATCTGGATCTTTTAACTTTAATGGTTCCTTCGTGAGTCTCCACCAAAGTGTCTTATATTTCTTTTGCAGACTTGCATTAAAATATGCagaagaactcgtccatacttAATGCACTTTGAAGAATATTGATGGCTTTCTTCTCATTAAGTATTCTCTTCTTATCGTCTTCATCATAGGAGCTTTTAATCTATGGAGTGCCTACACCATTGACCACACTCATTAGATTATGCGAACCATTTTCTATGGTTTCCCAAATACCatctccttgtgcttctaaatgtGTTTTCATGCGGATTTTCCAAAATTCGAAATATTCTCCAAAAAATATAGGTGGTTTGTTTCTACTACCTCCATATTTAAAAACCGAGTTTGCGCTTGCGAAAGCCATCGTTTGGATCTGTGGAGAAAGTTACCAaaacctgctctgatgccaaatgtaagttATGAATGAGCCTAAGAAGGGGTGAATTAGGACTTTGagaaaaaaatattttgatttgATGAATAATGGTTCTTTTCTTTTCTGGATTGATTAGATGATAAAAGCTataaagtgcggaaagtaaagaacgCTAAGAATTATACTGGTTCTCCTCACAACATGAGAGTACTCCAATCCCCTTACAATgtgtaagagattttattataATTAGATCTCCTAAACAAGCCTCTAACAAATTTatcaagaacaatcctcttgaaaacttatatcacaagaaaagaaaacaatACTTCCTTTTCTTGACACTTATCTCCAACAATCATGGATGATAAGTAACCACACCTAATACCAAACAATCCTTGGTACTTAGGATTTTATAGAGTAATTTTGAATAAGTATGAATATTTGTATTGGACAAGATTTAATCAAATGATTAGAACCTTCTTCTATTTCACAATATGAAGGTTCAAGACACAATGCTCTCTAAGTGCTCAAGAATacttttgaagaaaatgatatgAAAATGTATTTCAAAAGTATCTGTATATATAAAAATTTAGATAAAGATGAATGTAGAGAGATATTGTAATTTGATTGAAAGAGTAAATATGAAATGAAGATATAAAGGGTATTTATAGTATGAATGCGTCCTTTCAACATAACATGGCAATGGTTAAAAATAATTCTGAAGAATGTTAATGAAAAGGTGTGAAGCTTGCCATGAAAGTTTACGATGGAATGGTGTAAAGAGTGAAGGAATAAAATTCAGATTTTTCAAAAGTTTATCACGATCAATCGATTGATTCATAagaccaatcgattgacatagGCCAAAAACTTAAGAAATAAAACTAGGATCAATTGATTGCTTCAAAGCATCAATCGATTGGCTTTGCATTTGAAGCGAAAAGTAGTAAAATAGAAACTTTGATCAATCTGACATACaagaccaatcgattggtccagGAAAAATATTACTATGAATGTATATGTCAAGAATTTCATATACCTTAACTTATCCATGAAAATCTTAAGCAAAGTTTTGATAGGATCCttctttttccttcttttgaTAGGAAGAGCTTGAAATATCGTCTTCATCAAAATCATGTCGAAAGCTCGTCTTAAAGGCATACAAGATTTTTCAAAGCAAGGAATGGAACAAAATTCTACATTAGAACAAAAAAAAATCAGAAGAAACTACTAGGAGATTTGTTCCCAATCATGGTAAAAGGAAACAACTAATCAAAACATGCATAAAAGGAAAATAGCATACTGACATCAAACCAATGGACTAACAATGGCGAATGGAAAACTCGGCCAATCAATAATTAGAAGCAGTTGCATCACGTCCAAACTTGTTCTTCATATCCACGGCAAAATGCGTTCTGAAACTATAAACAGGAGTAAACAACAAACCCTCTAACTGCATCCAATACTTCAACCGTTTTCGACTCGCTAACCAAATCTTCATAACAGAGCTAAGTTCAACAAACCATCTAACTAAATTCCACCCTTTAACAACTTTCCAACCGAATTTCACTCGACCTCCAACCTGAAAAACAGAATTGATACATAATAGAATCAACCTCCGGCGGAATTTAACAACTTGACTAACCACCAACCTGAAAAACAGAATTGATACATAATAGAATCAACCTCCGGCGGAATTTAACAACTTGACTAACCAACTTAACTAATTCCATATATTCCAACTGTATTTCTAACAAACTCAGGCCAATCGATACGTAAAACTCAGGCCAATCGATACGTAAAACTCAGGCCAATCGAGATGTGACTTCGATTTTGCTTATCCTCGATCGAGCGCACGAACCTGGGCTTGGTTTCAGCATCGATCAGAAGGGATGAACAACGAAGGATATTGATCGCGACGATGATAGCAATAAAACATCTGTACGGAGGGCTTTGTTCGCGTTTCTTCGACGAGTTTTTGTCCATTCTCCATTGATACGTATTCGAGCGATGAAGAAGAGTTGAACACGAGGTTGAGACGTGTCGACAATGTTAAGCTTCAAACGCGGCAGCCGCTCAAGGATAACGCATCGTCTTCCTTTGTTCTTCCGTCTCTGAAGGAGCGCAATTTGACCTATTTTGAATAGGTTGGGCCGACGCGGGCAAGGTGGATCCAAGGCCCACCATGTTTCTTTGGTAACGCACAATGTCTCTTCCTTTCCGCACTCCCACCGAATCCACTCATTCGGGCTTTGTTTTTTGGTTTTTTTGGGGAATACTTAGGGCCTAAAGCCCATTTTCTACTCCACTACTGTCCACACCTCCATTTATTCTAGGTTCTGCCCcttattttctttaatttttgCCTTAGGATTAAGATTAGACCTTGTTAATCACCTTGATTAGGTTAATTAGAATTTAGTATTAATTAGAATTAGGACTTAGTTTTAATTGGAAATTTTAGAGCTTAGTTTAATTAGAAAAATTAGAATTAATTAGGAATAATTAGATTTTA containing:
- the LOC127085509 gene encoding uncharacterized protein LOC127085509 isoform X1, whose protein sequence is MDKNSSKKREQSPPYRCFIAIIVAINILRCSSLLIDAETKPRLVVSQVVKFRRRLILLCINSVFQVGGRVKFGWKVVKGWNLVRWFVELSSVMKIWLASRKRLKYWMQLEGLLFTPVYSFRTHFAVDMKNKFGRDATASNY
- the LOC127085509 gene encoding uncharacterized protein LOC127085509 isoform X2, encoding MELVKLVSQVVKFRRRLILLCINSVFQVGGRVKFGWKVVKGWNLVRWFVELSSVMKIWLASRKRLKYWMQLEGLLFTPVYSFRTHFAVDMKNKFGRDATASNY